A window of the Brassica napus cultivar Da-Ae chromosome C5, Da-Ae, whole genome shotgun sequence genome harbors these coding sequences:
- the LOC106447262 gene encoding telomere repeat-binding factor 4 isoform X1, which translates to MGKEKSKWTEDEEDALLAGVRKHGPGKWKNILRDPEFAGVLSLRSNIDLKDKWRNLSVPADIQGSKDKVRTPKIKAAAFQLAAVAAAATTPSPSSVSSPVAPPLPRSGSSDLSIGDSCNMLIDAKNAPRYDGMIFEALSALKDANGSDVTTIFNFIEQKMYEVPEKRVLGSRLRRLAAQGKLEKVSQLKSGTQNLYRMNNNSFLTMRTPVPAARPKEANAKPRNSQGLTVSQEKIALASGTAAFKLYELDGKLEVLGGAVDDRARMTELAERAEIMLLLAEELHERCCRGEIVELN; encoded by the exons atGGGAAAAGAGAAGAGCAAATGGACGGAGGATGAGGAGGATGCGTTGCTCGCCGGCGTCAGGAAGCATGGACCCGGAAAGTGGAAGAACATCCTCCGCGATCCTGAGTTCGCTGGTGTCCTCTCTCTCCGCTCCAACATCGACCTCAAG GATAAATGGCGTAATCTAAGTGTTCCCGCTGACATCCAAGGCTCAAAGGATAAGGTACGGACACCAAAAATCAAAGCTGCCGCTTTTCAGCTGGCTGCCGTTGCAGCTGCCGCTACCACTCCATCTCCTAGTTCGGTCTCTTCTCCAGTTGCTCCTCCCCTTCCTCGTAGTGGATCTTCTGATTTGAGCATCGGTGATAGTTGTAACATGTTGATTGATGCAAAGAATGCTCCCag GTATGATGGGATGATATTCGAAGCTCTTTCAGCATTGAAGGATGCTAATGGATCTGATGTCACTACAATTTTCAACTTCATCGAG CAAAAAATGTATGAAGTGCCAGAAAAAAGGGTCCTGGGTTCAAGGTTGAGGAGGCTTGCTGCTCAGGGCAAACTTGAAAAGGTTAGCCAGTTAAAATCAGGA ACGCAGAACTTGTATAGGATGAATAATAATAGCTTCTTGACAATGAGAACGCCAGTTCCAGCAGCGAGACCAAAAGAGGCGAATGCGAAACCCCGGAACAGCCAAGGACTCACGGTTTCGCAGGAGAAGATTGCTCTTGCTTCAGGAACCGCAGCTTTTAAGCTCTACGAGTTAGACGGCAAATTAGAAGTGTTGGGTGGAGCTGTAGATGATAGAGCAAGGATGACAGAACTTGCAGAACGAGCTGAGATTATGCTACTACTAGCGGAAGAGCTGCACGAAAGAT gttgtcGGGGAGAGATTGTGGAACTGAACTGA
- the LOC106447262 gene encoding telomere repeat-binding factor 4 isoform X2 — MGKEKSKWTEDEEDALLAGVRKHGPGKWKNILRDPEFAGVLSLRSNIDLKDKWRNLSVPADIQGSKDKVRTPKIKAAAFQLAAVAAAATTPSPSSVSSPVAPPLPRSGSSDLSIGDSCNMLIDAKNAPRYDGMIFEALSALKDANGSDVTTIFNFIEQKMYEVPEKRVLGSRLRRLAAQGKLEKTQNLYRMNNNSFLTMRTPVPAARPKEANAKPRNSQGLTVSQEKIALASGTAAFKLYELDGKLEVLGGAVDDRARMTELAERAEIMLLLAEELHERCCRGEIVELN, encoded by the exons atGGGAAAAGAGAAGAGCAAATGGACGGAGGATGAGGAGGATGCGTTGCTCGCCGGCGTCAGGAAGCATGGACCCGGAAAGTGGAAGAACATCCTCCGCGATCCTGAGTTCGCTGGTGTCCTCTCTCTCCGCTCCAACATCGACCTCAAG GATAAATGGCGTAATCTAAGTGTTCCCGCTGACATCCAAGGCTCAAAGGATAAGGTACGGACACCAAAAATCAAAGCTGCCGCTTTTCAGCTGGCTGCCGTTGCAGCTGCCGCTACCACTCCATCTCCTAGTTCGGTCTCTTCTCCAGTTGCTCCTCCCCTTCCTCGTAGTGGATCTTCTGATTTGAGCATCGGTGATAGTTGTAACATGTTGATTGATGCAAAGAATGCTCCCag GTATGATGGGATGATATTCGAAGCTCTTTCAGCATTGAAGGATGCTAATGGATCTGATGTCACTACAATTTTCAACTTCATCGAG CAAAAAATGTATGAAGTGCCAGAAAAAAGGGTCCTGGGTTCAAGGTTGAGGAGGCTTGCTGCTCAGGGCAAACTTGAAAAG ACGCAGAACTTGTATAGGATGAATAATAATAGCTTCTTGACAATGAGAACGCCAGTTCCAGCAGCGAGACCAAAAGAGGCGAATGCGAAACCCCGGAACAGCCAAGGACTCACGGTTTCGCAGGAGAAGATTGCTCTTGCTTCAGGAACCGCAGCTTTTAAGCTCTACGAGTTAGACGGCAAATTAGAAGTGTTGGGTGGAGCTGTAGATGATAGAGCAAGGATGACAGAACTTGCAGAACGAGCTGAGATTATGCTACTACTAGCGGAAGAGCTGCACGAAAGAT gttgtcGGGGAGAGATTGTGGAACTGAACTGA
- the LOC106450181 gene encoding U-box domain-containing protein 35-like: MAARRVKGKDSNAVTAIAIDKDKNSQHALKWAVENIVVNSPNCILLHVQTKLRIGAEENTEADNEEEAHQFFLPFRGFCARKGIMAKEVLLHDIDIASAIVDYINNNSIANIVLGATARNSFLKKFKTVDVPGTLLKTTPDTCAVFVVSKGKLLTSKSASRPQTPQHSPQPPKPHPHSAISDPGPASSITFSDSGRSSPALNGGFSPPTAHFTPSIIRSSPSRFSNELSPSGHSGESNASFYSILGRSTYGGSSHSSTSMSELADGEERFSGSSYITEQNHNLEAEVRRLRLELQQYNVSMGRESAPHLQGPSAAAESVKLEEAKVARDMLRAMSEMDKHKTQSQIQATEMARRLAEMEKQKRRLVEMQARFKEQDMASNVSYRRYSIRDVEGATDGFSDAQKIGEGGYGPVYKAVLENTSVAIKILKSDVSQGLKQFQQEVEVLSCMRHPNMVILLGACPEYGCLVYEYMENGTLEDRLFCKDNTPPLSWRERFRIAAEIATGLLFLHQAKPEPLVHRDLKPANILLDRHLNSKISDVGLARLVPPAVADSFTNYHMTAAAGTFCYIDPEYQQTGMLGVKSDLYSFGVVLLQILTAMPAMGLSHRVEKALERKRLIEVLDPKVSDWPEEETQVLAQLALQCCELRKRDRPDLATVLLPALSKLREIATEDHDDDRIFSVPRAHNSVHDVDDSDRIFSVPRAHNSVPRSPISSSSQWMH, translated from the exons ATGGCTGCAAGAAGAGTTAAAGGAAAAGACAGCAATGCGGTTACCGCCATAGCCATTGACAAAGACAAGAACAGCCAACACGCTTTGAAGTGGGCTGTTGAGAATATTGTTGTCAATTCTCCAAACTGTATCCTTCTCCATGTTCAAACCAAACTGA GAATTGGTGCAGAAGAGAACACAGAAGCAGACAACGAAGAAGAAGCGCATCAGTTCTTCCTTCCCTTCAGAGGCTTCTGCGCTAGAAAAGGA attatGGCAAAGGAGGTTCTGCTTCACGATATTGACATAGCAAGTGCAATTGTTGACTACATCAACAACAACTCCATTGCAAATATAGTCCTTGGAGCCACTGCAAGAAACTCCTTCCTCAA GAAGTTTAAGACCGTAGATGTGCCAGGGACTCTGCTTAAAACAACTCCAGATACATGTGCTGTCTTTGTTGTGTCTAAAGGCAAGCTATTGACAAGCAAATCAGCGAGTAGGCCTCAGACACCTCAACACTCTCCCCAGCCTCCAAAACCACACCCACACTCTGCCATATCCGATCCTGGCCCGGCAAGCTCCATCACTTTCAGTGATTCCGGAAG GTCATCTCCTGCATTAAACGGAGGTTTCTCTCCACCTACAGCTCATTTCACGCCATCTATAATTAGGAGTTCTCCCTCAAGGTTTAGCAATGAACTCTCTCCCAGCGGTCACAGTGGTGAGTCAAATGCGAGTTTCTACAGCATCCTAGGTAGATCAACCTATGGAGGAAGCTCTCACTCTTCCACATCCATG TCCGAGTTAGCCGATGGAGAGGAACGCTTTTCTGGGAGCAGTTATATCACTGAACAG AATCATAATCTTGAAGCAGAGGTGAGAAGATTGAGACTCGAATTGCAACAGTATAATGTTTCCATGGGCAGAGAAAGT GCCCCTCATCTTCAAGGACCAAGCGCTGCCGCCGAATCTGTAAAGTTGGAGGAAGCAAAGGTAGCAAGGGATATGCTTAGGGCAATGTCTGAGATGGATAAGCATAAAACACAGAGTCAGATCCAAGCTACTGAAATGGCGCGCCGTCTTGCGGAAATGGAGAAGCAGAAGAGAAGACTCGTGGAGATGCAGGCCAGGTTCAAGGAACAGGACATGGCCAGCAACGTATCTTACAGAAGATATAGCATCAGAGATGTCGAAGGTGCAACCGACGGTTTTTCGGATGCTCAAAAGATTGGGGAAGGAGGGTATGGACCTGTGTATAAAGCCGTTCTCGAAAACACTTCCGTTGCTATCAAAATCTTGAAGTCAGACGTCTCACAAGGCCTGAAGCAGTTCCAACAAGAGGTTGAGGTTCTGAGTTGCATGAGGCACCCTAACATGGTGATCCTCCTCGGTGCTTGCCCCGAGTATGGTTGCCTCGTGTACGAGTATATGGAAAACGGAACGCTAGAAGATCGTCTCTTCTGCAAAGACAACACTCCACCACTGTCTTGGAGAGAACGGTTTCGAATCGCTGCTGAGATTGCCACAGGGCTTCTTTTCCTTCACCAGGCCAAACCTGAGCCACTAGTGCACAGAGATCTGAAGCCAGCAAACATACTGCTAGACAGACATTTGAATAGCAAAATCAGTGACGTTGGCTTGGCTCGGTTGGTGCCTCCCGCTGTTGCTGATAGCTTCACCAATTACCACATGACAGCTGCAGCCG GTACGTTTTGTTACATTGACCCCGAGTACCAGCAAACGGGAATGCTTGGAGTGAAGTCTGACTTGTACTCGTTCGGTGTGGTGCTTCTGCAAATCCTCACAGCTATGCCAGCGATGGGATTAAGCCATAGAGTGGAGAAAGCACTTGAGAGAAAGAGACTCATAGAAGTTTTGGATCCCAAAGTATCAGACTGGCCTGAAGAAGAGACTCAGGTGCTAGCTCAATTGGCTTTGCAGTGCTGTGAGCTGCGGAAAAGGGACAGACCTGATCTTGCTACCGTTCTGTTGCCTGCACTGAGCAAGCTAAGGGAGATTGCAACAGAGGATCATGACGACGACAGAATATTCTCTGTGCCACGTGCTCACAATTCGGTTCATGACGTAGATGACTCCGATAGAATATTCTCTGTGCCGCGTGCTCACAACTCGGTTCCCCGTTCCCCAATATCTTCTTCCTCTCAG TGGATGCATTGA
- the LOC106447263 gene encoding protein phosphatase 2C 7-like (The RefSeq protein has 2 substitutions compared to this genomic sequence): MEEISPAVALTLSLANTMCDSGISSTLDITEMKNVADAVDMLSHQKDQSYSNGEVEHMMEEDVSEDKTLTEARSLSSDIGVAVQESEEDEVLVSDDATIISEGLIVVNARSEVTLPDTDNGRVLATAIIINETTIDQVPTAEVLITSLNHDVSMEVAASEVVIRLPEETHHNVARGSRSVYELECIPLWGTVSICGGRSEMEDAVTALPHCLKIPIKMLMGDHEGMSPSLTHLTSHFFGVYDGHGGSQVADYCQDRIHFALAEEIERIKQELCERNTGEGRQVQWEKVFVDCYLKVDNEVKGKISRPVVGSSSDEMVLEAVSPETVGSTAVVALVCSSHIIVSNCGDSRAVLLRGKDSMPLSVDHKPDREDEYARIERAGGKVIQWQGARVSGVLAMSRSIGDEYLEPYVIPDPEVTFMPRAREDECLILASDGLWDVISNQDACEFARKRILWWHKKNGALPLAERGVGEDQACQAASDYLSKLAIQKGSKDNISIIVVDLKAQRKFKTKS; this comes from the exons ATGGACGAGATTTCACCAGCAGTTGCACTGACTTTGAGCTTGGCCAACACCATGTGTGACTCAGGAATCTCGTCGACTTTAGATATCACCGAGATGAAGAACGTTGCTGATGCAGTTGACATGTTGTCCCATCAGAAAGATCAAAGTTACAGTAATGGAGAGGTTGAACATATGATGGAAGAAGATGTTTCAGAAGACAAAACACTAACTGAAGCTAGATCCTTGTCTTCTGATATTGGCGTAGCTGTccaagaatcagaagaagacgAGGTACTAGTATCTGATGATGCGACTATTATAAGCGAGGGTTTAATAGTTGTGAACGCTAGGTCTGAAGTAACTTTGCCAGATACAGATAACGGGAGGGTTCTTGCTACTGCGATTATCATAAACGAGACAACCATAGATCAGGTTCCCACAGCTGAAGTCCTTATAACGAGTCTGAATCACGATGTGAGTATGGAGGTAGCAGCTTCAGAGGTAGTCATTAGGTTGCCTGAAGAAACTCATCATAACGTTGCAAGAGGAAGCAGGAGTGTATATGAACTTGAATGTATACCTCTTTGGGGCACTGTTTCAATCTGCGGTGGAAGATCTGAAATGGAAGATGCTGTCACTGCTTTGCCTCATTGTCTGAAAATACCCATTAAAATGCTTATGGGGGATCATGAAGGGATGAGTCCAAGTCTCACACACCTCACTAGTCACTTCTTTGGTGTATATGATGGCCATGGAGGCTCTCAG GTTGCTGACTATTGTCAAGATAGAATCCATTTTGCTTTGGCTGAAGAAATCGAACGGATTAAACAAGAGTTGTGCGAGAGGAACACTGGCGAGGGTAGGCAGGTCCAGTGGGAGAAAGTCTTTGTCGATTGCTATCTGAAAGTTGATAATGAAGTTAAAGGGAAAATCAGCAGACCTGTTGTTGGTTCTTCTTCTGATGAGATGGTTCTCGAGGCTGTTTCCCCTGAAACCGTGGGATCAACTGCTGTGGTTGCTCTGGTCTGCTCATCACATATAATAGTCTCAAACTGTGGTGATTCAAGAGCGGTCCTGCTCCGTGGCAAAGACTCCATGCCTTTATCAGTTGATCACAAA CCAGATAGAGAGGATGAGTATGCAAGAATAGAGAGAGCTGGAGGAAAAGTTATACAATGGCAAGGTGCACGTGTTTCCGGCGTTCTCGCCATGTCAAGATCCATCG GAGATGAATATCTGGAGCCGTATGTGATACCAGATCCTGAAGTAACGTTTATGCCACGAGCAAGAGAAGACGAGTGTCTTATCTTAGCCAGTGATGGACTTTGGGACGTGATAAGTAACCAAGATGCTTGCGAGTTTGCAAGGAAACGGATCTTATGGTGGCACAAGAAGAATGGAGCATTGCCTTTAGCTGAGAGAGGTGTAGGGGAAGACCAAGCTTGCCAAGCCGCATCTGATTATCTCTCCAAACTCGCTATTCAGAAGGGAAGCAAAGACAATATCTCTATCATAGTGGTCGACCTGAAAGCTCAGAGAAAGTTCAAGACCAGATCTTGA
- the LOC106450182 gene encoding 50S ribosomal protein HLL, mitochondrial-like, whose protein sequence is MIIKTRTLIFRSSFKVAKHNCLFNTQNHLDLNLSSLMSSSTGMATALVSRLTKGRSLLGGLTNAFSGLMSSSTGMMSGSTLSQQQRTFIQMGTRLKVVDNSGAKEVVCIQSLRGKKGARLGDIIICSVKQGLPEKKRGKFDAVPIGKKFNWKDHIDSGKVRKGNVVYGVVVRAKMQKGRVDGSQVCFDDNAIVILGIKEPTKEYSGGFYQPIGTRVFGPVPHELRLRKQLKILALAQDLV, encoded by the exons ATGATCATTAAGACGAGAACCCTAATATTTCGGAGCTCCTTTAAAGTAGCTAAGCACAATTGTTTGTTCAACACTCAAAACCATTTAGATCTAAACCTTTCTAGTTTGATGAGTTCCTCCACTGGAATGGCGACAGCTTTAGTTTCCAGACTCACCAAAG GACGTTCATTGCTTGGAGGTCTTACCAATGCTTTCTCTGGTTTGATGAGTTCCTCCACTGGAATGATGAGTGGAAGCACCCTGTCTCAG CAACAAAGGACGTTCATTCAAATGGGAACGAGACTCAAAGTGGTGGATAACTCGGGTGCAAAGGAGGTGGTGTGCATTCAATCTCTAAGGGGAAAGAAAGGAGCAAGACTTGGCGATATCATCATTTGTTCAGTGAAACAGGGATTACCAGAAAAAAAGAGAGGGAAATTTGATGCCGTACCGATAGGTAAAAAGTTCAACTGGAAAGATCACATAGATTCAGGTAAAGTGCGCAAAGGGAATGTCGTCTACGGTGTGGTTGTTCGTGCTAAGATGCAGAAAGGTCGTGTTGATGGAAGCCAAGTGTGTTTTGATGACAACGCCATCGTTATTTTGGGAATTAAggaacccacgaaagagtatTCGGGTGGTTTCTACCAACCGATTGGTACCCGTGTGTTTGGTCCTGTCCCGCACGAGCTGCGTCTCAGAAAACAGCTCAAGATCCTTGCTTTGGCTCAGGACCTTGTTTGA